TCTAATACCGTAATAAACATTACATTATTCTTGTTGATGAACCTGAATATGTTTTCACAAAAAGTCAAAGGTTCTGCATATGTTGAAATTGAATCAAAAACATTAGAACAGTTATACGAAGAAGCAATCAAAGAAGGAGGTGAGTTCGTTTTAAGGGCTGGAGGAGATAAAAGTGATCAAATAGATTATTATTTGGATATGTTCAAGAAGCGCTTCCCAAGATTAAAGGTAACACATTCTGTAGATGTAAGTATTAACCATGCTCCTAGATATGATAATGCAAGAGCAGCAGGAGGAAAACAGAATATTCCCGATGTTATTCAATTTCAAACTTTACATCGTTTTACATATTATACTGAACAAGGGTTTTTAGATTTCTATAAACCAAAAAATTGGGATAAAGTATTCCCAGACTATAAAGATCCTCATGGACATTGGACTGGTTTGTATGGTGTAACATTTTCAAACTACGTAAATACAGATGTAATTCCTAAAGATAAGATTCCAAGAGATGCCTTAGATTATCTAGATCCTGCGTTGAAAGGAAAAGTTATTTTAACTTATCCTCATGATGATGATGCTGTCCTATATCAATTCTGGAATCTGAAGGAAATGTATGGGTGGGAATATTTACAAAAGCTTGTGGATACGAAACCTGTTTGGGTTCGCGGTACCGCGATGCCATATGTTGCGATAAATAAAGGATGGTACGGAGCTAGTTTTACAACATTTTGGGCTTTTGAACCAATACCAGGAATGAATACTAAGTTTCAATTTCCTAAAAAAGATTACTTTTTAACTTGGTTTCAAGCAGCAGGTATTCCTAAAGAAGCTAAACATAAGGCTGCGGCTAAATTATATTTAAATTGGATGTTATCTGAAGAATTTCAAGGAAAATGGTTACAATTTCCAGTGAGAAGAGACGTAGAAGCTCCAGCTGGTTATAAAAATGTACATAATCATAATACATCACCAGCAGATTTTCATAGATGGTTGTTAAAAAGAGATATTGTAGAAAGATTTAGAATGCAGATGCTTCACCTTATAGGCCCGGTCAAGGGACCAACACCTATTGATATTGATTACAACATAAAACCAGAATAAAACAAAAAAGGAGTTTTATTAAAAGCTCCTTTTTTGTTTTGAATAGTATTTATTCATTTTTTAAAGTAAACGTTGCAGTTAGTCCAACACTAAAATTTCTTGGTAGCTTTTCTACTCCGAATATTGCTCTTGAATGTGTGCCTTTTTCCTCTAATACATTTACAAATAATTCAGATGCACCATTTACAACAATTGGTGAATCATCCCAATCTTTTCCAGATTGAAAATAAGCGTCAATATGATTTAGACCTAGAATGTTCTCAAATCCGATTTTCGAATCAATTTGAGCCAAAACATTAAGAGCACAAAGTTCCATTGCCTTGAATCCTTGATCTGTTGTAATTTCTTCTCCTAATCGTCCTTGATATTTATATTCTTCATTTAAAATAGGAAATTGAATAGCAACATAAGCAATATCTTTTCTAGTGTTTACAGAAAGATAGCTTCCACCTGGTGAGGAAACATTAGGTAATTTTAATCCAAGTTTATCTAGATTTAATTTGGGGTTCATTGATTTGCTTTTAGTGTTGGTTAAATATACTTGATATCTAATTTGAAGTTTACAGTAAATTCAATTTTAACTTTTTATAGAATTTAAGCATAATCAAATTGTTTGTTTATATCAAGCAAGATACTTCTGTTGAGGTAAGTTTTAATTATTGATTTTATTCAGATATTCCAATGCGATTTGTAACGTAGAATCGTTGTTGTTTTGAAAGTCATTAAGCGTTAGTGCTGTTTCAATATCAGGTTGAATTCCAACTCCAACAAATACTTTACCGCTAGGATAAGTATCTTCCTTTGTACAAACTCTGGCAATTCCTCCTCCAGGTAAATCAAAAACTATTGGTTGTCCGGTACTTCCATTTGAAGCTTGTCCTATTTTTATCATATGTTTTTGATTGTCAGCGGAGATAAGGAAATCTTCAGCAGCAGATGCTGTCTTATTTCCAATTAAAATGGCAGTAGGAATTATAATTCTTTCTTTTTTAGAGAGTTCTATTTTATAAGGATTATAAGGGAATGAGTAGTAATAGTTATCATTTAATGATAGTAATGCTTGCTTGTTTTTTTGTTTGCGTTTTTCAGAAACATTTATAGTGTCTTTAGGTTTTGTCCATCTGCCCCAAGCTTTATATGCTGGTATATGTAATCTACTTCTTGAAGTTGATTTCAGAAGTATATCGTCTTTTGTGAAATATTGTAAGATTTGCCATCCGACGTTAGAGCTCCCTCCATTATTAGATCGTAAATCAATTATTAGTTTTTCAGCCTTTCTAATTTCAGGTAATTTTTCGAGAAACATTGAGATGATTTTAGGGTCAGAAAAACCATTAAGGGCCAAGTATGCTATGTTATTTTCTTTCCATTTGAATTCCAATAATTTTTCTTGTTTATATGGTGGATAAATCTTTTTGTCGGTTAATTCCTGGTGAGTTACTTTAAGGTTAAAAATTTGTCCATTTGGTTTTTTAAGTTCAAGATTGTATTTAGTTCCTTTTGGAGAACTCAATAGTCTCGATATCATCTTATTTTCAAGAACATAATTTGTTGAAGATGCAATGTAAGGTTTAACATATTTGTTTGCATATTCAATTGTTGGTATGCCGTTAACTTTGATTATTTCTGTTCCAATAGGAATTTCATTTTTTTTGTTTTCGGTAATACCTGTTACTATTGCTTTTCCTTCAATATTAGTTAGTTGGATATAATAATCACCAAAGGCCGTGTTATAAATTAATTTTCTTAAAGATTTTGATAGATGAATGCTTGTATGTCCATCTTTTAACGTTGCGCAAAACTTTCTTAGGAGGCGATAATACTCATAGTCATTTTGTGTTTCTTGAACTTTATTGATATATTCTTTATAATCATTATTCCACTTTTCTTTATCAACTTTATTTAAATATATGAAGTTGTAGTTTACTTCTTGCCAGAATTTTGAGAGTCCATAAATTTTGTCTTCTTTAGAAAGAGTATTAGGTAGGTTAACTTGTGAAAAAATATTTCCACAAACTAGTAATAGTATAAACGTAATATGTGCTTTTGTCATAATTTAAGATTATAGATAGAGTAATGTTAATGGGATTTATTGTTGTTTAGAAGTTGGATGTTTGAAATATCAGCTTGCCAAATATTGGGAAGGCCGTTATGAATCGATTTTAGTTCTTCTAGTAGTTGATTATTGTCAATCTTCTTGTCTCTAGGTTTATAATTTGCAGCTTTTTCAACTCTTAGACTGGAAAAAAACAAAGTTTTACCATCGGAAGATAAACCAGGCTGCCCTTCATTAGCTCTCGTATTAATTTTGTCTCCGAGATTTTTAGGTTTACTCCAAATTCCGTTATTATTAAAACTGACAAATAAATCTTTGCCCCCTTTTCCATTTCTATTATTACTTACGAAAATTATAAAGCTTTTATCAGGTGCAATCACGGGATCCAGATCGAAATAATTATCATTGTTGAAATTTAAGGACACTGCCGATCCATATTTTCTTCCGTCAAAATTTGAATAGTATATATTAGATCCAGATCTAGTGCCACTTGAAAAGAAAAGAGTATTGTCTTTAGATAGACTAGGATAAACAGGGTTTTGTATCTCTTTATTAAATTCATTTATAACTGGATAAGGAATTGAATTATTGGTGAGAGGTAGGTTTATAAACCAAAAGCCATAATGGGCGGATTTTGATTTATGTTGAGAAGGTCTGTCTGATATAAAAATTAATCTCCTTTGATCAGGTGATATAAATGGATCGGCGTCTCTATATTTACCAGAGAACTTTGCTAATTTTGGCGTTGACCAATTTCCGTTTTTGTCTTTTGTGCTAACAACGATGGACATTCTTCTCCAGTCAGGGAGTAAAGCTTTGGTAAAATAAGCGATATTATCTTCTTTGTTTCGGGTTTGATTGAACTCGAAATCTGTTGAAGATATGGTTCCTTTTCCTACTATTTTAAGATTGTTGATTGCATTTTTAGAGCCTCGAGTTTTAACCTCGTTTTGGGCTATTGTATTTTGAATACTTGTTGTAAATAGTATAATTACATATATTATGTTTTTGAAAGGAAAATTTACTTGTTTAGTGTACTTCGTTTTCATTTTATGTATCATTCAATATTTTTTCATTAAAAATTTGTTTTACAATACCAGCTGATTTCTGTATTAAAACCAGCTGATTCAAATTTGGATATTTCTTGATTTGCTGAATTAATATTGATACTTGAAATGAGCCCTTTCGTACTTAAACACCATGTTGATTCAATTGGGATTAAATCAATTTTTAAACTATCTCTTTTTAAACTCGGCTTTTGCGCGTAGAAAGAATTAAGTTGTACAAATAACTCTTCTTCATTTAAGACAGTTAGAAGGTTAGTGTCAATGACATGCTCTACTGATTTAGTTGTGTCTTTTTTACTAATTAATTTCCATCCAATTCTAACCGGAGTACCATTTTTAACTGCAGTAATTAATAACTCTTTCGAACCCTTAATTTTATTGCCATTTGGGTCGATTTTATATATTAATTTCCAGGATGAAGAGTTGTTTTTTTTGTCATTTACTTTGTGACAAGAAATTACACTAAGTATCAAAAGAATCATTATTCTATTCATGAGTAAGTTGTTTTTTAAAAAATTAACGAACAATAATTTTTGAGATAAACGGTACGTCAGTATTCTCAAAAACCACTTTAATAATATGTATTCCTTTAGGGAGATAACTTATTCGTAAACCTGAACTTGTATTTTGAACTTGTTTTGGATTTAAGTTGATTTTTTTGCCTAGAATATTGTATAATTCTATCTTTTTTATTTGTTCATTATTAAGAATGTCAATAAAGATTTCTTCATTTATCGTGGGGTTTGGATAAAGAGATATCTTATGAATAAAATCATTATTATCAAGACCTAAAGTAGTATTGTTAAACTCTATAGGTCCGAGATCAGGAGTGTCCTTTCTAGCGTTACCATAAATATCAAAGTTGATTTGATTAATGATTGAATTATCGATTATTGGAGATCCATTTTCAATTTTAAATATTAGGTTGTTTTCTGATGAAATTTCTGGGTTTTGTACTATGGAGTTGCTTGAGAACTCAGGAGGTGTTATACCACTGTTAGAAGAAGAGTAAAATAAGTTATTATCGATAACATACTCTTGGTCGTCTTTTTCTCTTCCTGTGTCGAAGTATACTTTACTAATATCATATAAGTCATAAAATATATTATCAGTTAATATTATTTTTAAATTTTCTCTATCACCAAATGTGGTCTCAACTGCTGAATGAGTTCCTTGATCTGGGAAATTCGGATCTCCTGCGCCAAAACCGTAAATTAAATTGTGATGAATGTTTATATTACCTCCCATTGCTGAGTCGTTAATGTCAAGTGCTGTAGCACTTATATTTAATCCTTCAGCTGGGAAATCAACAGGACCTAGTCCTGTATTAATGAAAATATTATTAAAAACC
This genomic window from Tenacibaculum sp. 190524A05c contains:
- a CDS encoding ABC transporter substrate-binding protein — translated: MKYSNTVINITLFLLMNLNMFSQKVKGSAYVEIESKTLEQLYEEAIKEGGEFVLRAGGDKSDQIDYYLDMFKKRFPRLKVTHSVDVSINHAPRYDNARAAGGKQNIPDVIQFQTLHRFTYYTEQGFLDFYKPKNWDKVFPDYKDPHGHWTGLYGVTFSNYVNTDVIPKDKIPRDALDYLDPALKGKVILTYPHDDDAVLYQFWNLKEMYGWEYLQKLVDTKPVWVRGTAMPYVAINKGWYGASFTTFWAFEPIPGMNTKFQFPKKDYFLTWFQAAGIPKEAKHKAAAKLYLNWMLSEEFQGKWLQFPVRRDVEAPAGYKNVHNHNTSPADFHRWLLKRDIVERFRMQMLHLIGPVKGPTPIDIDYNIKPE
- a CDS encoding RidA family protein; translated protein: MNPKLNLDKLGLKLPNVSSPGGSYLSVNTRKDIAYVAIQFPILNEEYKYQGRLGEEITTDQGFKAMELCALNVLAQIDSKIGFENILGLNHIDAYFQSGKDWDDSPIVVNGASELFVNVLEEKGTHSRAIFGVEKLPRNFSVGLTATFTLKNE
- a CDS encoding S41 family peptidase; translated protein: MTKAHITFILLLVCGNIFSQVNLPNTLSKEDKIYGLSKFWQEVNYNFIYLNKVDKEKWNNDYKEYINKVQETQNDYEYYRLLRKFCATLKDGHTSIHLSKSLRKLIYNTAFGDYYIQLTNIEGKAIVTGITENKKNEIPIGTEIIKVNGIPTIEYANKYVKPYIASSTNYVLENKMISRLLSSPKGTKYNLELKKPNGQIFNLKVTHQELTDKKIYPPYKQEKLLEFKWKENNIAYLALNGFSDPKIISMFLEKLPEIRKAEKLIIDLRSNNGGSSNVGWQILQYFTKDDILLKSTSRSRLHIPAYKAWGRWTKPKDTINVSEKRKQKNKQALLSLNDNYYYSFPYNPYKIELSKKERIIIPTAILIGNKTASAAEDFLISADNQKHMIKIGQASNGSTGQPIVFDLPGGGIARVCTKEDTYPSGKVFVGVGIQPDIETALTLNDFQNNNDSTLQIALEYLNKINN